The DNA sequence ggaAGGATAATTGGGACACATCCTTAGTGAATACTTACACCACTTCAAGCACGCTTTTAatgctgtttctctctgctgttgTTTCTACAGTGGACAACGCCAGCACTTTGAGCTCAGAGGCCATCACAGACAGCATAGCATCAGATGCCAACTATGGATACATGGGTATGGAGCAGGATGACTAAATGCagatgtatatacacacacacacacacacacacacacacacatactgtacacaccccGATGTGCAAATACACACAATGGGTCAACATGGCACAAAATCCGTCTTCACGTTATGTTGCACAGCATTTCACCACCAAACTGGCCCTTGATTGGAGGGCTGCGGAGTGCTCTTGTTTCTTATTGGTTTATCTGTGTTTGTTTATCAGGACAGGAGACTTTGAAACGCAGACCATTCCTAACTGCCATCCACCACGTAGCCATCCGCATTGGTGACGCTCACTGCCTTAATCAGCCAGCCAATCGCACCCCTTCACTGTATAAATCAGCCCCATGTCAATCACTTCAGAATGTGTTCAAGATCTATATACCTTTTGATGTAATTTAATGCTCTGATGACCACAGATGGAGACCTCAACCAAAACAATCACATATGGTCAACGATCATGTTTGACTGTATGCAGAGATAATGATGGAATGTTGAGGATGATTTCAATTGTACATTTTGTAATTATCACGAATGCGTCATTGGCCAGAATCACCAATCTATTGAATACGTCCcaagtcatttttttttttaaatcttaagCCGTAAAACCAATAAACTATCAAATTGAGAAATATAGCCCTGAGTCACTGACAAACGtactgtttcctctctgtctctctctctccgtctctcagaGCGTTCGTTGGAGAGCGTAGCGGGTCGTAGTCGACAGGAGTCTCTGAGCTCTATAGAGGAGGATGACTATGACACATTGGCCGACATCGACTCGGACAAGAACATCGTCCGCACAAAGGTCTGACACATCGCTCCTCcattccccctctacctctcctacatccctcatccctcctccattccccctctacctctcctacatccctcctccattccccctctacctctcctacatgcctcatccctcctccattcccctctacctctcctacatccctcatccctcctccattccccctctacctctcctacatccctcctccattccccctctacctctcctacatccctcctccattccccctctacctctcctacatccctcctccattccccctctacctctcctacatccctcctccattccccctctacctctcctacatccctcctccattccccctctacctctcctacatccctcctccattcccctctacctctcctacatccctcctccattcccctctacctctcctacacatccctcctccattcccctctacctctcctacatccctcatccctcctccattccccctctacctctcctacatccctcatcctcctccattccccctctacctctcctacacatccctcctccattccccctctacctctcctacatccctcatccctcctccattccccctctACCGCTCCTCCCCTGTGCATCACTCAATATTATACTCATCttctgttgtttttgtttaccttTTCCCTCCCAATGAAACTCATGTGGTCGCTTGTCCTTTTGCAGAAGTACCTGTGTGTGTCGGACCTCGCTCGCAAAGACAAGAGGGTTCTGAGTAAAAAGTACCAGATCTACTTCTGGTGAGTGGGGCGGAGAGTTTGCTCAAAATCTGTACATCAATGCTGGGGTTATGACCCTACGGCATCCCTCAGTCTGTCAGTACTCTAGTCAAATGCATGATAACAATTAGCTAGTGATCAGTTGCCTCTTTGGATAGGAGAGTAGCTTAGTTTTGTATCAGTGGGATTAGCAATTGTACAACTGTCAGTGTCATGGCAGTTAATGTCAGTGTTGCTCTCCTCAGGAATATTGCCACCATCGGTGTGTTCTACGCCCTCCCTGTCATCCAGCTGGTCATCACTTATCAAACGGTACTGTGTGCTGCCCTCACTCACACCCCAACTGCAGATTTACTACATTATTACAGAGTTATAGCTACATTATTACAGACTTATAACGTGTGCATTTGTAAAGGAATTGCCTTCGAGTGAGTAGATATGACTGTAGAATCCACACGTGGTGGGTGGGTGGCTAGTGTGTTGATGTTGACATGTCCCTGTCACCTCCAGGTTGTCAACGTGACAGGAAATCAGGACATCTGCTACTACAACTTCCTGTGTGCACACCCCCTGGGGAAtctgaggtgtgtgtatgtgtgtgtgtgtgtgtgtgtgtgtgtcataaggGAAGAAGGCATATGGCTGTATGTGTAATGTATGACTTGTATCATTCATGACATCCATTCTCTACCCTCTGGTGTGCAGTGCCTTCAACAACATACTGAGTAACCTTGGTTACGTGATGCTGGGTCTCCTCTTCCTGCTCATCGTGCTGCAGAGAGATGTCATCCACAGCAGAGCGCTGGACCGCAACGACCTCAACGCACTGGTGAGAGATCAAACTGAGATGATGCTCTTGTATATTTTGGGGGGTATTTGTAATTGTTTTATTGACAGCTGTAGATTAGAGCATGTGACAGGTAGAAATCTGACGGGGGTACAGTACAGAGTGTGATATTGGTGAAACTGGGGGATCGAACTGCTGCTTCTAGGGACAGTATGTGTTCCAGGGGTGGCAACCCAAACCTCTATACAGGTAGGGTATTATAGCAGTGTGATCAATAATTAGAACTTGAAATGAACAGTTGATATTTCCATGTATGGAATTCATATCACCACCCATGGTGTTGACAGGAGGGTTTTGTCCAGAGGAGATTTCCTACACACTATGGAACGTTCCATATCACCACCCATGGTGTTGACAGGAGGGTTTTGTCCAGAGGAGATTTCCTACACACTATGGAACGTTCCATATCACCACCCATGGTGTTGACAGGAGGGTTTTGTCCAGAGGAGATTTCCTACACACTGTGGAACGTTCCATATCACCACCCATGGTGTTGACAGGAGGGTTTTGTCCAGAGGAGATTTCCTACACACTGTGGAACGTTCCATATTGACAGGAGGGTTTTGTCCCGTTCCATATCACCACCCCTGTGGAACGTTCCATATCACCACCCATGGTGTTGACAGGAGGGTTTTGGTGTTGACATATCACCACCCAGTTGACAGGAGGGTTTTGTCCAGAGGAGATTTCCTACACACTGTGGACATGAGGGTTTTGTCCAGAGGAGATTTCCTACACACTATGGAATGTTCCATATCACCACCCATGGTGTTGACAGGAGGGTTTTGTCCAGAGGAGATTTCCTACACACTGTGGAACGTTCCATATCACCACCCATGGTGTTGACAGGAGGGTTTTGTCCAGAGGAGATTTCCTACACACTGTGGAACGTTTCATATCAGTAACCAGGTTTCCAACTTTTTATGCGCGTCAAGTGTGACATAGAACATTTGACGACatgcctgatggaaacagcaaatttgtcagtaaactttccaaatggcGACTGAACtaaatacgctagacaaggtgggtTTTGTGTAGGTTaaattaattatgtgagaaatTGCGGTGGAAAAGCCTTTTATGCGCAAATGTTGCTAAAATAACATCATATGGAGTCATGcagtgatatgttgtgtggtcctcccactatgattAGGGAAAGCATGgggtttattaggctacagattaaagaAGTTATGAATTTCACCAGGTGGTGAAAGTGAACAGTGATTTAGCTTGAGGCTCCTTTCCAATATatgtcttattctggtgacatgacgatcgatgcttggctgccatttgacaagtAAAAATTctcgctcttttgtccataaaATCTCATGTAGATtttacccgcactgtatctgcaagctgttggctgGAGCGCTCGTGCCAAGACCATAATGGGCACATTCCCTCTATAACACAACATTTTTAGTGACAAAACCATCCGttgagttgaaaatgtgatggaaacccatttgaacttgtatttttttattctgtacattgGAATTTAAACGCGTACGTACTCCCAGGGTGATTTAATCAGACGCACAATAACGACACCGTTTCCATCTGAGTTGGATCTTCGCCAGGTCATACACCACTGTGAAACACCGCTACTTAAATAACCtctagagaaatgaacattggaTGGTCATAtgtttctctttttctctacAACATCACACAGCCTTTTTTTTAATCCACAAGTCCCTTTGATGGAAACAGATGTCTGGTGgcaaaatgtgcatattgtttgtttgtttgtttgtttttatgctGATTTTAGAAtgtttgcatgaaaatctgtcgccaattggatggaaagcCAGCTAGTGACAATGATATACTGTAATTCTgagcctctgtctctccctccctccctgtatgcaGGAGTGTGGCATCCCTAAGCACTTTGGGCTGTTCTACGCCATGGGCACAGCTCTGATGATGGAGGGGCTGCTGAGTGCCTGCTACCACGTCTGCCCCAACTACACCAACTTCCAGTTCGGTGAGACTAATGTCACGGTTGGATTATTGGGAGATCCGGAAGATGCTGTAACACAAATCCTTAATAGATGGCTTTCTCAATCAGCCGAAGTCCCAGATCGGTTCATTCTGTCTTGCCCAACTACATTGCTGTGACtccaagacaacacaaacagatctgggactcgGGCTACTTCACAGTAACTGTACTGGAAGGTATTCTGTACTGTAAGGTATTCTGTACTGGAAGGTATTCTGTACTGTAGGAAACTGTCATTAATGTCACCCTTTCCTCCTCTGTGTCCTGTCGGTCAGACACCTCCTTCATGTATATGATCGCTGGGCTGTGCGTGTTAAAGCTGTACCAGAAGAGACACCCAGATATCAATGCCAGCGCTTACACTGCCTACGCCTGTCTGGCTGCTGTCATCTTCTTCTCTGTGCTAGGAGTGGTGAGTGACTAGGAGCgcggacacacagacaggcagactgacagacaaaacactacaaacacccaactatacattcatgtacatactacctcaattagcccaactaaccggtgcccccccgcacattggctacctgggatatctgcattgtgtcccgccttccaccacccgccaacccctcttttacactactgctactctctgtttatcatatatgcatagtcactttaaccatatctacatgtacatactaccgcaATCAGGCTGACTAACcgatgtctgtatgtagcctcgctactgtatatagcctcgctactgtatatagcctctctactctatatagcccctctactgtatatagcctctctactgtatatagcctcgctactgtatatagcctctctactctatatagcctctctactctatatagcccctctactgtatatagcctctctactctatatagcctctctactgtatatctctactgtatatagcctctctactgtatatagccctctactgtatatagctactgtatatctctactgtatatagcctctctactgtatatagcctctctactgtatatagcctctctactgtatatctctactgtatatagccctctactactgtatatagcctctctactgtatatagccctctactgtatatagcccctctaccctctactgtatatagcccctctactgtatatagcctctctactgtatatctactgtatatagccctctactgtatatagcccctctactgtatatagccctctactgtatatagcccctctactgtatatagcccctctactgtatatagcctctctactgtatatctactgtatatagccctactgtatatagcccctct is a window from the Oncorhynchus tshawytscha isolate Ot180627B linkage group LG14, Otsh_v2.0, whole genome shotgun sequence genome containing:
- the LOC112267373 gene encoding SID1 transmembrane family member 2 isoform X7; translation: MHRRREGLLNPADMSPAETASLLGKPGVTPVSPYEYGSFVDNASTLSSEAITDSIASDANYGYMGQETLKRRPFLTAIHHVAIRIERSLESVAGRSRQESLSSIEEDDYDTLADIDSDKNIVRTKKYLCVSDLARKDKRVLSKKYQIYFWNIATIGVFYALPVIQLVITYQTVVNVTGNQDICYYNFLCAHPLGNLSAFNNILSNLGYVMLGLLFLLIVLQRDVIHSRALDRNDLNALECGIPKHFGLFYAMGTALMMEGLLSACYHVCPNYTNFQFDTSFMYMIAGLCVLKLYQKRHPDINASAYTAYACLAAVIFFSVLGVVFGKGNMVFWIVFSVLHILATMLLSTQLYYMGRWRLDSGILRRIVYVIYTDCIRQCSGPMYIDRMVLLVMGNIVNWSLAAYGLLKTPNDFASYLLAIAICNLLLYFAFYIIMKLRSGERIQCMAMVCILFTAVVWGFALFFFFQGLSTWQKTPAESREHNRDCIVLSFFDDHDIWHFLSSIAMFGSFLVLLTMDDDLDNVQRDKIFVF
- the LOC112267373 gene encoding SID1 transmembrane family member 2 isoform X8, with amino-acid sequence MHRRREGLLNPADMSPAETGKPGVTPVSPYEYGSFVDNASTLSSEAITDSIASDANYGYMGQETLKRRPFLTAIHHVAIRIERSLESVAGRSRQESLSSIEEDDYDTLADIDSDKNIVRTKKYLCVSDLARKDKRVLSKKYQIYFWNIATIGVFYALPVIQLVITYQTVVNVTGNQDICYYNFLCAHPLGNLSAFNNILSNLGYVMLGLLFLLIVLQRDVIHSRALDRNDLNALECGIPKHFGLFYAMGTALMMEGLLSACYHVCPNYTNFQFDTSFMYMIAGLCVLKLYQKRHPDINASAYTAYACLAAVIFFSVLGVVFGKGNMVFWIVFSVLHILATMLLSTQLYYMGRWRLDSGILRRIVYVIYTDCIRQCSGPMYIDRMVLLVMGNIVNWSLAAYGLLKTPNDFASYLLAIAICNLLLYFAFYIIMKLRSGERIQCMAMVCILFTAVVWGFALFFFFQGLSTWQKTPAESREHNRDCIVLSFFDDHDIWHFLSSIAMFGSFLVLLTMDDDLDNVQRDKIFVF